Part of the Synechococcales cyanobacterium T60_A2020_003 genome is shown below.
GGGATTCCCGGAGGGCGCATTTCAGACCTTGCTGATCGGCGCGGATCAGATTAGCCGAGTGATTGATGACGACCGGGTGCGAGCCGCCACCTTAACGGGAAGTGAAGCGGCGGGGGCGAGTTTGGCTTCGGCGGCGGGAAAGCAGATTAAAAAAACGGTTTTGGAGTTGGGCGGCACCGATCCGTTCATTGTTCTGGAAAGTGCGGATCTGGATGCTGCCGCGAAAACCGCAACCACGGCTCGGTTGATTAACAACGGCCAGTCGTGTATTGCGGCGAAGCGCTTTATTGTGCAGGATTCGATCGCGGATGCGTTTCTTGAGAAGCTCGTGGGGCACTATCAGACTCTCAAGATCGGGGATCCATTCCACTCGGATACGGACATTGGCCCCCTTGCTACCCCCTCCATTTTGCAAGAGCTAGATCAGCAAGTGCAGCAATGTGTGAAGCAAGGTGCAACGGTGCGGATTGGTGGGCATTCTATAGATATGGCGTCTAGGGGACAGCCGGAACTTCAGCAGGGGAATTTCTATGCCCCCACGATTCTCAGCGACATTCCACCGGGGACGCCTGCGGATCAAGACGAATTTTTTGGCCCGGTTGCCCTCGTGTTTCGGGTTGCCAATCTGGAGGAAGCCATTCGCGTTGCTAATAGCACTCCCTTAGGATTAGGGGCGAGTGCCTGGACGCAAGTGGATGCTGAGCGCGATCGCCTCATCCGCGACTTAGAGGCGGGCTGCGTTTTTATCAACGGCATGGTGAAGTCCGATCCGCGTCTGCCGTTTGGTGGCATTAAGCGATCGGGCTATGGTCGTGAGTTGGGCATTCAGGGCATCCATGAATTCGTGAATATCAAAACGGTTTGGGTGAAATGAAGGGGCGATCGCGCCAAACTGAACCAAGTCACTTCGGTTTCTCCCCAGGGAACGCCCATTTTGGAGATTGGTCGTTGAGGCATGGTAACTGAGCTTGAATGCTAACCGTTTGCTAGGAGGAGCGCCCCCTCCTTTATGGTCAACCTCGGTGCTGATGCCTCATCCCCCAAGTCTCAAGGGCATAAAGATGCTAGAACTTATTGTTTGAGAGGAGTACCTTGTATGAGCGATATGAACACGGCAGAAATGCTAGTGCGATGTTTGGAAAATGAAGGCGTTGAGTATATTTTTGGGGTGCCGGGTGAAGAAAACCTTCATGTTCTAGAAGCGCTAAAAGAATCCTCGATCCAGTTCATCACCACGCGCCATGAGCAAGGTGCTGCCTTTATGGCTGA
Proteins encoded:
- a CDS encoding NAD-dependent succinate-semialdehyde dehydrogenase, coding for MGIATINPATGETVKTFEPLSSREIDQAIERAYRTFQDYRLTSFEARSHWLNRAAEILSDRKTEFGKIMTLEMGKTLASAIAEVEKCAWVCRFYADQAEQFLADVVIETDASQSYVSYQPIGIVLAVMPWNFPFWQVFRFAAPALMAGNVGLLKHASNVPQSALAIEEIIRAAGFPEGAFQTLLIGADQISRVIDDDRVRAATLTGSEAAGASLASAAGKQIKKTVLELGGTDPFIVLESADLDAAAKTATTARLINNGQSCIAAKRFIVQDSIADAFLEKLVGHYQTLKIGDPFHSDTDIGPLATPSILQELDQQVQQCVKQGATVRIGGHSIDMASRGQPELQQGNFYAPTILSDIPPGTPADQDEFFGPVALVFRVANLEEAIRVANSTPLGLGASAWTQVDAERDRLIRDLEAGCVFINGMVKSDPRLPFGGIKRSGYGRELGIQGIHEFVNIKTVWVK